In the Desulfovibrio subterraneus genome, GGCAAATACAGCAGCCACTTCCGTGCCCAGAGCCACAACACAGGCACCGGTGAGGGTGGCAAGGTCGAAGATGGCGGCGGGCTTGTATTCATTCTGCGCCCATGTCAGCGCATCGCAAAGAATGAGGCGGCCTTCCGCATCGGTGTTGATGACTTCCACGGTCTTGCCGGAAAGGGTCTTCACCACATCGCCGGGGCGGGTGGCGCGTCCGTCGGGCATGTTCTCGGTGCAGGGGGCTATGCCCACCACGTGGCGCTTGATGTCGGAATTGCCCAGCGCTTCAAACAGGCCGATAACGGCTGCGGCACCGGCCATGTCGCTTTTCATCTCATGCATGGCCGCACTGGGCTTGAGGGAGATGCCGCCGGTGTCGAAGGTAACGCCCTTGCCCACAAAGACGATGGGGGCGTCGTTTTCCGTTCCCTTGGGTGCGTATTCCATGACGAGCAGTTTTGCCTGTTCTTCGGCTCCCTTGAACACGGATTCAAATGCGCCCATGCCCATTTCGGCCAGTTCGGGACCGTTGAAGGAGCGCACCTTGAAGCCGTACTTGCGGCCCATGGCCTCGGCCTTTTCCACCATATGCGCGGGAGTGACGATGTTGGCGGGGCCGTTCACCAGATCGCGGGTGGCCATCACGCCAAGGGCAGCTGCTTCGCCGCGGCGGGCTGCCGCATGCAAGTCGTCGGGAAAATTGGTTTCGGTGGAGAGCAGCGCCATCCAGCGGGGGCTGTGGGCAGGCTCTTCCATGGTGGTCTTGAGCGAGTCGTAGGTGTAGAGTGAGAGCAGGGCGGCGGCCACAGCCTCTTCTACCAGCACGGTATCAAGCTCATCGATCTTGTTGAAGATTTCGAGGTCCAGCGCGCAGGTATCCACCTTCAGTTCACGGCATTTCTGCATGGCGGTGGCCACGGCTCCGCGCAGGATGTCGAGGGTGAACTTGGCGCGGTCGCCAAGGCCCACGGCAATGCAGCGGGGCAGGGGAATTTCCGGATGGCCGTACATGACCACAACCTGATTCTTGTCGCCCCGGAAGTCGTGGCGGGCAGGGGTGATGGTTACCCACGGAGCGGCATCGGCAAAGGCCGGAATCTGCTCGATGAGGTTTTCGTCCTTGAAGCCGAACACGATGGCCGTGTTGGCGCGCCAATCGGCTGCCGGTGCCTGCTGAAAGCGGATATCCATGGTTGCCTCCAAATATGGTTTCCGGCCGTGGCCGGGAAGGATCAAAAAAAAGCGGGTACGTCCCGCAATGCGTCCACAGGGCGGGCATGGCCCGCAACGCGCTACAGACACCGGAGCTGAGCCACGGCATCGCGACAGTCACTATAGGCATTGCATGGTGCCGCGTCCAGTGTGTTTGTCTTACGCACGTTTATGTTTGGTAAGGCGCACAGTCTGCGTAGTGGCTTCATCCTCTTGCCACAGGTGCGCCTCAGGCGTAAGGGGGTGGGATGAGAAGGAGATACTTATCCCCGTTCATCCTGCCGGTTGCAGCGTTTGCCGCTACCATTCTGGTGGGGGCGGTGCTGCTGCGCCATACCTCCGTGCTGCCGGACGGATTGCCCTGGGTGGATGCCCTGTTCACGGCCACATCGGCCGTCTGCGTGACCGGGCTTGCCACAGTGGATACCGGAACCGCCTTCAGCCGTGAGGGCCACTGGGTGTTGCTCGGGCTCATCCAGCTCGGCGGTCTGGGCATCATGACCTATTCCAGCCTTGTCTTTTATCTGTGGCGGCGCAGGGTATCCCTGACCGACCGCCTTGCCGTGGGGCAGGCGCTGCTGCACGACCCCTCGTTCCATCTGGGTAACTTCCTTGTGCGCATGGTGCGCATGGTCCTTATTCTGGAACTGGCCGGGGCGTTGTGGATATATGCGCTGGACCCTGAAGTCATGGGGCCGTTCGGTGCCTTGTTCCATGCTGTTTCCGCCTTCTGCAACGCGGGCTTTTCCCTGTTCCCCGACAGTCTTGTGCGCTGGAAACACTCGTGGGGCATGAATACCGTCATCATGCTGCTCATCACGCTGGGCGGCATCGGCTTTGCCGTCATAGATGAATGCCTCAGGGCTGCGCGCGGTGTCGATCTGGGCAGAAGAGGCCTCAGTTATCCGGCAAAGCTGGTTCTTTCCACTTCGGCATTGCTTACATTCGGCGGTGCGGTGCTGGTCTTTGCATCGGAAATGGGCGGCGGCACGCAGAACGGTTCTGTTTCGCAGACGGTTCTCAGCTCCCTGTTCCAGTCCGTCACCTGCCGTACCGCAGGATTCAACACGCTGGATATAGGCAACATGACCAATGTCTCGCTCATGATCATGATTTTTCTCATGTTCGTGGGCGGTTCGCCCGGTTCCTGCGCCGGTGGTATCAAAACCACCGCCCTGCGCATTCTGTGGTCGTTCATGGGCGCGCAGTTCCGTGGGCGGGCTCAGGTTGTGGTTGCAGGGCGTGCCGTGGGTTCGCAGAACATGAACAAGACTTTTGCCCTGCTCATCACGGCCATTGCCAGCGTGCTGTTTGCCACGCTGCTGCTTTCCGTGACCGAGGGCGGCGATGTGCCTCACCGCATGGTGCGCGGGCAGCTCATGGATTACCTGTTCGAGACTGTTTCCGCGTTCGCGACCGTGGGGCTTTCTACCGGCATTACGCCCACACTTTCCGTAACGGGCAAGTTGTGCCTGACTCTGCTCATGTTTATGGGCCGCATCGGTCCCATATGGCTGCTGACAACTCTGCAGCAGATGCAGTCCGAGACCAGATACCGCTGGCCGGAAAGCGATGTTCCCATAGGATAATGCAGCTGGCGTACGGGGTTGGCCTTTATGGCCTGCCCGGAGTAAGATGGCGACTGCGGCATTGTCTGTACCGGTGTGTCGCAGGACGCGAAGAGATTTCCATTCAGGATGAGGATTATGAAAAAGAAGCTGGAAGTCGGAATTATCGGGCTTGGTAAATTCGGTCTGCCGCTGGCCAAGGCGCTGGTGGAGAAGGGACACTCCGTTGTGGGTGTTGATGCGGGCGAAAGCCGTATCCGTCAGGCGCAGGGTGTTCTCGACCATGTATATATAGCCGATGCCAAGGACAGCACCGTGCTGCACCAGCTGCGGTTTCAGGATCTGGACATGGTGGTGGTCAGTGTGGGCTCCAGCATGGAGGCCTCCATCCTCATCGTGTTCAACCTGCTGGAAATGGGCGTGAAGCGCCTTGCTGTGAAGGCCATTACTCCGGAGCACAAGAAGATTCTTTCCCGCCTCGGGGTGGAGACCATTGTGCAGCCCGAGCAGGATGCGGCGCTTACGCTGGCGCACCGCATATCCAACCCCGGCCTGCTGGATCTGCTGCAGCTTGGCGGCGGCGTGGTGCTGCAGGAGCTTGAGGTGGACAAGTGGGAAGGCAAAACCCTCATGGATCTGCACCTCACCGGCAAGGGCATCATGGTTGTGGCCATGCACAAGCCCGGCGAGAAGGACTATACGTTCGTACCTCCTGCGGACAAGCCCTTGCAGCGCGGCGAAACCCTTGCCGTCATCGGCTACGAAAAGGATGTGCTGGACCTTGAACCCTGATCGGTTCACGCTGTTCCTTGTTCATGAGGCGTTGCGCGCGGGGATATAATTTGCCATTGTTCCTGTCATGATACGGTGAACATCCGCCCGGGGCGCATTGTCCTGCGGCTGTCCGGAAACATCGGTACAGGAAGCCCATGAATACGCTTATCTGCAATCTTACCCGTTTTGGCGATCTGCTGCAGACCCAGCCGGTCATATCCGGTTATGCGCGGGCGGGGCGTCGTGTGGGGCTGGTGTGTCTGGACAATTTTGCCGGAGCCACGGCCCTGCTCAGGGACGTGGACGCGGTGTACCCCCTGTCGGGCGGCGGCCTGCTGGCCGCGCTGGACAGAAACTGGCGCGATGCGCTGGGCAGCCTGTGGCTGTGGGGTGAAGGTCCGGCCCGTTCCTTTGCGCCGGATGTGGTGCTGAACCTGACGGCCACGACCAGCGTTCGACTGCTGGCATCACACCTTGCCTCGCGCAGCAGCGGTCAGGTTCCGTCCGAATGTGCATCCGGTCAGGATGTGTCCGGCGACGCGGCGGCTGCACATGGCGCGGGTCTGCGCGGATTCGGGTTGGATTCCTTCGGCTTCAGCGTGAACAGCGATCCGTGGAGCACCTTTTTGCAGGCATCCACACGCCTGCGAGGCTGCAGCCCCTTTAATCTGGTGGACCTGTATCTCATGGCGGCCGGTCTGGGCGATGGCGAACGCCGGTACGAGCTGCGAGCGCCGGAAGCGGACAGTCTGGCAGAAGCCGATGCCTTGCTGTGCGAAGCGGCTTCCAGCGAGGACGTCAGGGGCTATGTGGCCTTCCAGCTGGGCGCAAGCGAAGATCGCAGGCGCTGGCCGCTGAAGCATTTTGCCGAACTCGGCGACAGGCTGTGGCGCGAAGAAAGGCTTCTGCCCGTGTTGCTCGGTGCAGGGAACGAAGCACATCTTGCCGGACGCTATGCGCAGATGGCATCTGCACCCCATGCAAATTTCATAGGCCGCACCACGCTGCCCGTGCTGGCCGCACTGCTCACCCGCATGCGTCTGCTCATTACCAACGACACAGGCACCATGCACCTTGCCGCCGGTCTTGGCGTGCCTGTTCTGGCGGTATTTCTGGCAACGGCCCAGCCGTGGGACACCGGCCCGTATGCCGAGGGCAGCTGCACGCTGGAGCCGGATATGGACTGCCATCCCTGCCCCTTCGGCAAACCCTGCCCCAACGAGCTTGCCTGCCGCGGGCGTATTACGGCCGAAACTGTGTGTGCGCTTGCCCGCCATTGGCTGCACAGCGGCGCATGGGCTGTTCCTGCGGAACTCGGAACAGGGCAGGGGCAATCCGGCTGCGGGGCGCGCGTGTGGCGATCGTGCAGGGATGACGGGGGCTTCATGGACCTTGTGTCTCTTTCCGGTCACGAGGATACCGACCGCACCCGCTGGGTGCGGCAGCAGCGGTATTTCTATCGTCAATTTCTTGACCGTGAACCGGCGGCACAGCTTGCCGCTGTAGGCATCCGTTCCGTTATCGGGCTGGCGGAAAGTGAATCTCTTTCGCCAGAACTGCGCGCAACGGCTGTTGCCGAACTTGCCGCTTCCGTCCAGCTTCTGCACCTGCTTGCGGAGCAGGGCAGGGTGCTCGCCGTGCGGGCGACGGAAACTACCAAACAGCGTTTTCTGGGTACATGGCAGCGGCTGCAAACCCTGTGGGACAACAGCAGATTGCTGAATGTGCTCGGTTATTTGTGGATGTGCGAATCGCAGGAGGCGGGCAGCGACCTTGCAACCGTGCTGGTGCTGGCGGAGCAGTACAAGGTGCTGGTTGCCACATGGCATGACAGCCTTTTTTCGCAGCAGGATTCAGGGGAACAAGGTTCAGGGGAGCAAGATTTGGGGGCATGATTCCGGAGACTGCCCGGGCATGTCCGTTTCCGGCGTATTGACCAGAATGCACGGCGGTTGCCGTGCTTTTTGCGTTTGTCTGCGCTGGCACAATTTTTGTATTAAGAATGGCGTACCGGAAAATTATGGCCCCAGGGGGGCCCCGTATACAGGAGGGAACAATGATTGTTATCGATGGACAGCACACTGATATTCAGGTCGGCACCTTTGCCAACCTTGAACAGATTCTGGTGAAAGTGATGGAAGAAGGCTCACTGGACAATCGTATCGTCACCGACGTTCTGGTGAACAACGAGCCCTTCTCCGAAATTTATCCGCATCAGGCCGAAGATATTGAAGCCAGCGAAATTACTTCGGTAGAGATCAAGAGCGTACCCGTGGGCGAAATGGCCATGAGCATCACCCGCGAACTCTACAAGGTGGTGCAGATCATGGGCGACGGCGCAAAGCACGTTGCCGAACTGTTCCGTCAGGCAGACGATACCGAAGCACTGGAAATGTACCAGGACCTTCTGCAGGTCGTGCGTGACTTCCTGGGCATGATCGGCGTGCTGCGCAGCGAGTTCACCCTCAAGGACCACCCCGCCTTCAATGACGGTGTGGAAGAAATTTCCGATCTGTTCGGTGAAATGACTGAAGTCATGGAAAACGAAGACTGGATTCTGCTTGCAGATTTGCTGGAATACGAATTCCTTCCCGCCGTTGATCGCTGGAAGAATGTCATCCAGTTGCTGCGCGAAGATATCCGCAAGGTGAACAAGGGGTAAGTTATGGCCGATAGCCTTACATTGCTTGATCAGGCACTGTTTCTCG is a window encoding:
- a CDS encoding glycosyltransferase family 9 protein, with translation MNTLICNLTRFGDLLQTQPVISGYARAGRRVGLVCLDNFAGATALLRDVDAVYPLSGGGLLAALDRNWRDALGSLWLWGEGPARSFAPDVVLNLTATTSVRLLASHLASRSSGQVPSECASGQDVSGDAAAAHGAGLRGFGLDSFGFSVNSDPWSTFLQASTRLRGCSPFNLVDLYLMAAGLGDGERRYELRAPEADSLAEADALLCEAASSEDVRGYVAFQLGASEDRRRWPLKHFAELGDRLWREERLLPVLLGAGNEAHLAGRYAQMASAPHANFIGRTTLPVLAALLTRMRLLITNDTGTMHLAAGLGVPVLAVFLATAQPWDTGPYAEGSCTLEPDMDCHPCPFGKPCPNELACRGRITAETVCALARHWLHSGAWAVPAELGTGQGQSGCGARVWRSCRDDGGFMDLVSLSGHEDTDRTRWVRQQRYFYRQFLDREPAAQLAAVGIRSVIGLAESESLSPELRATAVAELAASVQLLHLLAEQGRVLAVRATETTKQRFLGTWQRLQTLWDNSRLLNVLGYLWMCESQEAGSDLATVLVLAEQYKVLVATWHDSLFSQQDSGEQGSGEQDLGA
- a CDS encoding potassium channel family protein → MKKKLEVGIIGLGKFGLPLAKALVEKGHSVVGVDAGESRIRQAQGVLDHVYIADAKDSTVLHQLRFQDLDMVVVSVGSSMEASILIVFNLLEMGVKRLAVKAITPEHKKILSRLGVETIVQPEQDAALTLAHRISNPGLLDLLQLGGGVVLQELEVDKWEGKTLMDLHLTGKGIMVVAMHKPGEKDYTFVPPADKPLQRGETLAVIGYEKDVLDLEP
- a CDS encoding TrkH family potassium uptake protein, which translates into the protein MRRRYLSPFILPVAAFAATILVGAVLLRHTSVLPDGLPWVDALFTATSAVCVTGLATVDTGTAFSREGHWVLLGLIQLGGLGIMTYSSLVFYLWRRRVSLTDRLAVGQALLHDPSFHLGNFLVRMVRMVLILELAGALWIYALDPEVMGPFGALFHAVSAFCNAGFSLFPDSLVRWKHSWGMNTVIMLLITLGGIGFAVIDECLRAARGVDLGRRGLSYPAKLVLSTSALLTFGGAVLVFASEMGGGTQNGSVSQTVLSSLFQSVTCRTAGFNTLDIGNMTNVSLMIMIFLMFVGGSPGSCAGGIKTTALRILWSFMGAQFRGRAQVVVAGRAVGSQNMNKTFALLITAIASVLFATLLLSVTEGGDVPHRMVRGQLMDYLFETVSAFATVGLSTGITPTLSVTGKLCLTLLMFMGRIGPIWLLTTLQQMQSETRYRWPESDVPIG
- a CDS encoding leucyl aminopeptidase, which translates into the protein MDIRFQQAPAADWRANTAIVFGFKDENLIEQIPAFADAAPWVTITPARHDFRGDKNQVVVMYGHPEIPLPRCIAVGLGDRAKFTLDILRGAVATAMQKCRELKVDTCALDLEIFNKIDELDTVLVEEAVAAALLSLYTYDSLKTTMEEPAHSPRWMALLSTETNFPDDLHAAARRGEAAALGVMATRDLVNGPANIVTPAHMVEKAEAMGRKYGFKVRSFNGPELAEMGMGAFESVFKGAEEQAKLLVMEYAPKGTENDAPIVFVGKGVTFDTGGISLKPSAAMHEMKSDMAGAAAVIGLFEALGNSDIKRHVVGIAPCTENMPDGRATRPGDVVKTLSGKTVEVINTDAEGRLILCDALTWAQNEYKPAAIFDLATLTGACVVALGTEVAAVFATDEALSKQVQDLGGRVGDRFWPMPLWDLYFEPLKSDVADMMNVGGREGGAINAALFLKQFIGEGVRWAHLDIAGPAYKSKKSPLSVPGGTGFAVRTLLEIVRNGVAE